In the Lepidochelys kempii isolate rLepKem1 chromosome 3, rLepKem1.hap2, whole genome shotgun sequence genome, one interval contains:
- the LOC140909520 gene encoding uncharacterized protein encodes MASSAAQVTMQSPQNCKRAPAWTKSETLDLIAVWGEESVQAKLRSKRRNVNIYAKIAQGMVERGYNRDTQQCHVKVKELRQAYEKTKEAEGRSGSEPYTCCFYDQLHGILGGGPYHYLTTVCGHLQGGVSRNREEDFVDKEEEEETVQQASGESVLPSSQDLFITLEPIPSQGGIPDPEAGEDSSSADVSMRSLSSPSLRLSQIRGRKKRTRDDMFSELMQSSRTDRAQLNAWRHSVAEARKALSEHQEQRQEAMLRLMGEEMDMMKLLL; translated from the exons atggcgagctcagcagcacaggtgaccatgcagtccccccagaactgcaaacgagctccagcatggaccaaaagtgagacactggatctgattgctgtatggggagaagaatctgtgcaggccaaactccgatcaaaaagaagaaatgtcaatatatatgccaaaatcgcacagggaatggtggagagaggctacaacagggacacacagcagtgccatgtgaaagttaaggagctcaggcaagcctacgaaaagacaaaggaggcagaaggtcgctccgggtcagagccgtatacatgctgcttctatgatcagctgcatggcattctaggggggggaccctaccactacctcaccactgtctgtgggcacctgcaagggggagtctcacgcaacagggaggaggattttgtggataaggaagaggaggaggagactgtgcagcaggcaagcggtgaatctgttctccccagcagccaggaccttttcataaccctggagccaataccctcccaaggcgggatccccgaccctgaagctggagaagacaGCTCTA GTGCAGATGTTTCTATGCGCTCGCTATcctctccgtccctgaggttatcgcagattagagggcgaaaaaaacgcactcgcgatgacatgttttctgagctcatgcagtcctcccgcactgatagggcacagcttaatgcatggaggcattcagtggcagaggccaggaaagcattaagtgagcaccaagagcagaggcaggaggcgatgctgagacTAATGGGGGAggaaatggacatgatgaagcttCTGTTGTAG